A segment of the Parasynechococcus marenigrum WH 8102 genome:
CAGCCCTGGCCCTTTCAGCGACCCCAGCCGTACCAGCGGTGGTGATGATCGGTCCGGAGGGGGGCTTTGTTCCCTTCGAGTTGGAGTTAGCCCAGGCGGTGATCGCGCAGCCGGTGCATCTGGGCACTCGGGTGCTCAGTGTGGATACGGCATTGACGGCCGCATTGGCGCTGGGTTGGGGATGATGGATGGCAACGTCAACACTGCATCGATGGGTGAGATGAACGACCAGGCCGGACTGGAGGCGTTGGTGGCAGATCTGGGCAGCGGCAATGTGATCGATGCCGAGCTGCTGGAGGGTTGTTCGGTGGAGGCCCATGAGCTGGATGAGATGGGACCCGAGGAGGCCGCCCAGGTTGCTGCCCACTGTTTTGCCACCTTGTTTGGCCATACCGTGGAGTCCGCTCAATGCAGCGAGGCCGATGCGGATGCAGGCCGCTGGGCCGGAACGCTGGACGGTTTTGGGTTCGTGATCAGCCGGGATGACCTGGGGGACCTGGTGCTGGACTTCAGCGGGCCGGCGTCCTGATCAGCAGCACGAGTCCGGAGATGGTCACCACGACGGTGAGCACCCCAAGGATCACCGAATAGATCGGCTGCAGGTTGATTGGCCCAAAGTCTCCGGTGTGGATCTTCATCAGCCAGAAGGCATCGATGTCCTGCTCCAGCAGCAGGCTGTAGAGGGAACCGGTTCCGGCCGTTAGCAGCAGTGGTGCTGCGGCGATCGGCACCAGCCAGCGGTGCAGACGTCGAGCCTGACGCTGTTGTTTGCGGTTGGGCTGCACCGTCATTGCTTGCGCAGCTGCTGATGCAATTCCCGTTCATCGGAGCAGGGCATCCAACGACCGTTGTTCTGGTGAACCGTGGAGCAACCGATCTCCACAGCGCGGTTCATGGCCTCTGCTTCGTTATCGTAAGTCCCCTTGCGATGGGCCTGAGCCCAACCGCTGTGGAGAAGGGATGTGCCAAGCAGCGCGAAGAGAGCGAACCGATGCATTGAACAAGACCCTTGATCAACGGCCTTCGCAGTGTTGAAAGGCCTTGAGCTCATTGATTCTGCCAGGCCCCTGCTGGCTGCCGGGATTGATGGCATCACGCATCTGGATCTGAGCATCGACGCAACGGTTGAAGCGGTGATGTCTGACCGCCTGAGGAATGAGCAGTAGCGCCATGGCGAACAGGCTCAAGCTGCTGACAGCTGCCAGCACGGGGTAGGCATGGGCACGCACCATCTCTCGGGCGGAAAGGGACTGGTTTTTGTGGTCGGTCATGACCTGACACCTTGCTTTGTCATTGTGCGGCGATCGCTAAGGAAACTTTGACGCAGCCGACCAACGCTGGCCCTGGTGGTCGCTGCTGCCACTTCGCTCTCAGTTGCAGAACAAGGTCGAAGGGCTTGTCCCTGAGTTGTCCCTCGTTTTTTGTGCAATTGGGCTGGATGGTGTGCAACTTAGTTCCTTATTCACTCCCGCTTGATTTAGTCCTAGTGATTAACCGGTGCATCACCACAACCTCTTTTTAAATCGTTTGATCGGTGCCAGCCGTGTTCAGTAAGCCCCAAGAATTGGCTTGGGGTGTCTCCAGCCGATCTAGGTCTTTGAGCTCTCTCGATAAGGACCCACAGCAGCCTTGACCAACAAACTCATCACCGCCGTGAACGCAGTGCCAGCGACTCACATCCTCGGCACCGAGCAGAAACAGCACGGTCGTGATGGCACTGCGCTGCTGGCCATCGGGCCTTGTGACCTGAATGGAGCTCCGTTGCACTTCCCGATACCAACCGCCTTCTGGATGAGGCTGCAGCCGCCAACGGGCCACGAGGGAGTCCATCAAGTCCAACGCTGATCAGAACGCAGGCCGCCAACGTTGGCACAACAAAAAGCCCCCACCGATTGGTGAGGGCTTTCCGATTCAGTTGATCTGAATCGCTTGTTCTATTCCCGAGGGAACAGGTTGATTCCAGATCAACCGATGGCAGGAGCCTGCAGAGCCACAGGAGTGGACTCAGCAGCAGCCAGGTCGAGGGGGAAGTTGTGAGCGTTGCGCTCGTGCATCACTTCCATGCCGAGGCCGGCACGGTTCAACACGTCGGCCCAGGTGTTCAGGACGCGGCCCTGACCATCAAGGATGGACTGGTTGAAGTTGAAGCCATTCAGGTTGAAGGCCATGGTTGACACGCCCAGGGCGGTGAACCAGATACCGACAACAGGCCAGGCAGCCAGGAAGAAGTGGAGGCTACGGCTGTTGTTGAAGGAGGCGTATTGGAAGATCAGGCGACCGAAGTAACCGTGGGCAGCCACGATGTTGTAGGTCTCTTCCTCTTGGCCAAACTTGTAGCCGTAGTTCTGGGACTCGGTCTCGGTGGTTTCACGCACCAGGGAGGAGGTCACCAGGGAGCCATGCATGGCGGAGAACAGGGAGCCACCGAACACACCTGCAACACCCAGCATGTGGAAGGGGTGCATCAGGATGTTGTGCTCAGCCTGGAACACCAGCATGTAGTTGAACGTGCCGGAGATGCCCAGGGGCATGGCGTCAGAGAAGGAGCCCTGACCGAAGGGGTAGACCAGGAAGACTGCAGAGGCAGCAGCGACAGGTGCGCTGTAGGCGACGCAGATCCAGGGGCGCATGCCCAGGCGGTAGGAGAGTTCCCACTCACGACCCATGTA
Coding sequences within it:
- the psbA gene encoding photosystem II q(b) protein; amino-acid sequence: MTTTLQQRSGASSWQAFCEWVTSTNNRLYVGWFGVLMIPTLLAATICFVIAFVAAPPVDIDGIREPVAGSLIYGNNIISGAVVPSSNAIGLHFYPIWEAASLDEWLYNGGPFQLVVFHFLIGIYAYMGREWELSYRLGMRPWICVAYSAPVAAASAVFLVYPFGQGSFSDAMPLGISGTFNYMLVFQAEHNILMHPFHMLGVAGVFGGSLFSAMHGSLVTSSLVRETTETESQNYGYKFGQEEETYNIVAAHGYFGRLIFQYASFNNSRSLHFFLAAWPVVGIWFTALGVSTMAFNLNGFNFNQSILDGQGRVLNTWADVLNRAGLGMEVMHERNAHNFPLDLAAAESTPVALQAPAIG
- a CDS encoding DUF3721 domain-containing protein encodes the protein MHRFALFALLGTSLLHSGWAQAHRKGTYDNEAEAMNRAVEIGCSTVHQNNGRWMPCSDERELHQQLRKQ